CTCCCCGAGCTCGCCGGGCCCGTCCGCAGCGCCCGGGAGTCCGACATCGCGCTTCTCGCGCCCTTCGGCCGGCCGGTGCTGGGCTACTCCGGCGCACAGTCCGCCCTGAACCCCCTGCTGGACGCGGCCCCGCTGCACCTCGTCTCCGAGTCCACCGCACCCGGGGCCTTCACACGCTCCCCGGACCGGGCCGCCCCGCACAACCTCTACCTCCGCCCGGAACGCGCCCTCGCCACCGATCCGGGAGCCCCGAACGCCCGGGACATCGGTTACCGCTTCGGGGCCCGTCCGCCCGGCGGCACCCCGGTCGACACCTCGACCGTCCGCTTCCCGGCTGCCCGCTACACGTTCACCTGGTCCGCGGCCGACCGCGCCTGGCGGGTGGCGATGGACGGCCGGGCGGCCCGCGCCACGGACACCGGTCCGCTGACCCCCGAGACGGTCGTCGTCCAGCGGGTCACCATCCGCCCGTCCGCGTTCCAGGACAAGTTCGGCGCGGTCTCCCCGTACACCGAGACGACCGGCAGTGGCACCGCGCTGGTCCTGCGCGACGGCCGCTCGTACGAAGCCCGCTGGTCCCGGCCCTCGCCGTCGGCGGGCACCACCTTCACCACCCCGGCCGGGGAACCCCTCGCCTTTGCCCCGGGCCAGACCTGGGTCGTCCTCGCCCCGCGCGGGTAGGCCGTGATCCGCCGGACACGACCGGGGCCGCGCAGGACCGTCGCTCACAAGGCGTGATGATATGCTACGCATCGTGACAATGGAGCCCGAGGGCATCCCTCGACACCGCACGAACGCGCCCAATCACGTCTATTACTTCGACATCGGGACCGGCGTCTGGCAGGGAAAAGCCACCTTCCGCGTCACCTCTTGGCGTCGTCTCATGCGCAGCCGCATCGGGTTGACGAACAAGCTGCTCGCGACCTCCATGCACATCGTCGAGCTGCTCACCGGTGCGCCACGGCAGTCCTCGACGATCGTGGCGAAGCCGGACGAGGGCGAGTTCGGTCAGGCCGACAATGTGGTCAGGATCTCCAAGTTCGGCGTGACCCTGTACCTCCTGGAAGAGCGGTACGTACTGGACAGGAACGGCACCGGAGTCACTGTGCACGGGGACGAGAGGCTCGGCCCTGTGCCGGGCCTGCTCACGCGGACCTTCACCTACTCTGCGGAAATTCGCGACGAAGGGATGGCCGCGACCTACCGCATGCCGTTGCTCGGAACCCTTTGGATCGCGGACTATCAGGTCGCAGCCGATCGTCAGAGCCTCTTCGCGGAACTGGTGTGCGACTGGGGCACGGCGACCGAGGAAACCCGCCTCATCAGCGCGCCGGCTTAGCGGGCGGCAGGAACATACCCCCGATGACCGCCGAGTTCATGCTCCCCGCCGAAAAGGTCACCCTGGTCGCCGGATTGCTTGCCGACCGGGTCAGGCAGTACGACAGCACACACGATCGCCGGGCCGCGTTCGCCTACACCTACTACCGCCTCACGACGACGCTCGCCACAGGCCTGGAAACAGGCACCCCCGTGTTCAACGACCCGCCGTGGGTCGCCGAGCTGTGCGAGACGCTCGCATCGGACTACTTCAGCGCGATGGACAGCATCGACGAATGGCTGGCAGGACGATCCGGTGGCTCCACGGACGAAGTTCAGCCCGGTGATCTGCCGGACTCCATCCCTCAGCCGTGGCGAGATGTCTTCGCCGCTTCGAGTGTCCGGCGCTCCTACATTCTGGAAGACGTGCTCTTTTCCATGATGGCGCACATGTCGTACGACTTGCCGGAGACATTGCGGCGCATGGCGACGTCCACGGGTGATCGCGGCCACATCGCGGACTTCCACCGCATGAACGACATGCTGGCGTCCTGTATCGACGGGATCCAGGACGACCTTTCGGCCAGGTACATCCGTGGGCTCAGCTCTTTGGACAGGCTGTTCACCCGTAGTGACGAGCTGTTGACCAATTACGGGATCCGGGTCTCACGGGGGTTGGCCTGGTTCAACTGCGACAGACTCTTGGACCCGGATTCGGCCGAGGAAGCGTCGCGGTCGATCGGCAGGAGCACCGCCGCGCTCATCTCCGAAATCCGCTCCCCGGGCGACTGGA
The sequence above is a segment of the Streptomyces sp. NBC_01255 genome. Coding sequences within it:
- a CDS encoding DUF3048 domain-containing protein, encoding MTGERGTRRPGRVLTALLCALTAAGLYGCSDPGPREPSPTPTPAPTTTAPATTAPAPATTTPAPSGLSPLTGLPARPAPVLAVKIDNVAAARPHTGLGAADLVYVEQVEGGVTRLLAVYSSRLPELAGPVRSARESDIALLAPFGRPVLGYSGAQSALNPLLDAAPLHLVSESTAPGAFTRSPDRAAPHNLYLRPERALATDPGAPNARDIGYRFGARPPGGTPVDTSTVRFPAARYTFTWSAADRAWRVAMDGRAARATDTGPLTPETVVVQRVTIRPSAFQDKFGAVSPYTETTGSGTALVLRDGRSYEARWSRPSPSAGTTFTTPAGEPLAFAPGQTWVVLAPRG
- a CDS encoding DUF5995 family protein, with the protein product MTAEFMLPAEKVTLVAGLLADRVRQYDSTHDRRAAFAYTYYRLTTTLATGLETGTPVFNDPPWVAELCETLASDYFSAMDSIDEWLAGRSGGSTDEVQPGDLPDSIPQPWRDVFAASSVRRSYILEDVLFSMMAHMSYDLPETLRRMATSTGDRGHIADFHRMNDMLASCIDGIQDDLSARYIRGLSSLDRLFTRSDELLTNYGIRVSRGLAWFNCDRLLDPDSAEEASRSIGRSTAALISEIRSPGDWKLRAGLWVLRRLIPDRRHWPAAGTPIA